From Streptomyces sp. NBC_00683, one genomic window encodes:
- a CDS encoding OmpA family protein, producing the protein MSSAIISTQGVRARVAMTVLAGAMAFGVVAAPDAAAEDSPYPSASAEVPVKVDPNDTDLKLPDGATLAAPKVLDIKSVIEDLGGEERREDTNTDIKFALQAEVLFGKDSAKLSSAANGRINAIAAEIKKQDAKKVRVFGFTDNLGSSAHGDVLSKQRAEAVHNVLESSLSGSGITFEIRGYGEQYPIADNGTEEGRKKNRRVEVSFLRAEGSQS; encoded by the coding sequence GGTGGCGATGACCGTGCTTGCCGGGGCAATGGCCTTCGGAGTCGTTGCGGCGCCCGACGCCGCAGCAGAGGACAGCCCGTACCCGTCGGCGTCCGCAGAAGTGCCGGTAAAGGTGGATCCGAACGACACGGATCTCAAGCTGCCGGATGGTGCCACCCTTGCCGCGCCCAAGGTCCTCGACATCAAGTCCGTCATCGAGGACCTGGGCGGGGAAGAGCGTCGTGAGGACACCAACACCGACATCAAGTTCGCACTCCAGGCCGAGGTCCTCTTCGGCAAGGACAGTGCCAAGCTGAGCTCCGCGGCCAACGGGCGCATCAACGCGATCGCTGCCGAGATCAAGAAGCAGGACGCGAAGAAGGTCCGTGTCTTCGGCTTCACCGACAACCTGGGCTCCTCCGCGCACGGAGACGTTCTCTCCAAGCAGCGTGCGGAGGCCGTGCACAACGTCCTGGAGTCGTCGCTGTCGGGGTCCGGCATCACGTTCGAGATCCGGGGCTACGGCGAGCAGTACCCGATCGCTGACAACGGCACGGAAGAGGGCCGTAAGAAGAACCGCCGGGTGGAGGTCTCCTTCCTCCGCGCCGAAGGTTCGCAGAGCTGA